Proteins found in one Clostridium kluyveri DSM 555 genomic segment:
- a CDS encoding cation-transporting P-type ATPase, producing MINWHRHPWSEVVKELNSNVYYGLEDDQIELCREKYGKNKIIMPSTKGLFYLMFIQFREIWIVFLILCIVMFIYLDMFIYAVVSLAIIFFNMLYAALERYKEEKNIKELQKLNLGMARVIRNGRTVKVPSEELVVGDIVIVGEREGIPADMRIIESNDLKVDECSVTGENFISEKYESKIDDKELLLSDMKNILFKSSSVVSGDGTGIVVSVGMDTEVANMVKLLIEEGTEKKSFGFRLHKILNMFTLISMGVLAVIQLILTFIFKQNFYDNLKELSIIFLSSIPQVMIIIILFSGTILFKKLIKKKVFFKGLSSLEKLSRVSAICTDKVGAFSKNKMEIVKAYDSNGFIDVNEEVLKENMGKSLYRMLSIGILCNDIRSVKVDVENSRENLVELALVRFGQQNGIYKGELDESNNRIFQILFDSERRIMTTVNKMSKKYRANVKGAPDSIIARCTHIFKNGVEVEITDEDIKAIKDWNINMSNECLYVVGFAYRNFNYEPSVKENIESNLVFVGLIGFDNMLKENAVESIKKSVALSIRPIIITEDNKLTSLAIGKKLKIVSRLHQILSGVEIDNMTESEFKRIGEKVNIFCRVNSKHKVQIVKALKSYGYVTAITGWKLTDLPALKISNVGITNTKSKIVKRLCDIFTDNIDFMNILGTIEDSRKIMKVFKKIIVYIISCNFALLIFLMGSFLFDFHIVNNIIIESFWFNSILMFLSILALIYQYKEEEGDYTYYSIDKSIVIDNFTFIITGGFLMGIVAFIGFYVGNLYKVQFDLLTSLWILNTCAVIFTYSFSNKKFFQNKVSNLIIIISLLIQFAAVSIISNFMILSNSIYLKIFLICILIWVIFCVFYKFQREEFV from the coding sequence ATGATTAATTGGCATAGACATCCGTGGAGTGAAGTAGTAAAAGAATTAAACAGTAATGTATATTATGGACTGGAAGATGATCAAATAGAACTCTGCAGGGAGAAATATGGGAAAAATAAAATTATTATGCCTTCTACCAAAGGGCTATTTTATCTTATGTTTATACAATTTAGAGAAATTTGGATTGTATTTTTAATTTTATGTATAGTTATGTTTATATATTTAGATATGTTTATATATGCAGTTGTATCCTTAGCTATTATATTTTTTAATATGTTATATGCAGCACTTGAAAGATATAAAGAAGAGAAAAATATTAAAGAATTACAAAAATTAAATTTAGGCATGGCAAGAGTAATAAGAAATGGAAGAACTGTAAAAGTACCTTCAGAAGAACTTGTAGTAGGGGATATAGTTATTGTAGGTGAAAGAGAAGGAATACCTGCCGACATGAGAATCATAGAAAGTAATGATTTAAAAGTTGATGAGTGTTCTGTTACAGGGGAGAATTTTATATCTGAAAAATATGAATCTAAGATAGATGATAAAGAATTACTTTTGTCAGATATGAAAAATATATTGTTTAAATCATCTTCTGTAGTGTCAGGAGATGGTACAGGTATAGTGGTATCGGTAGGCATGGATACAGAAGTGGCTAATATGGTCAAGCTTTTAATTGAAGAAGGAACAGAAAAAAAATCTTTTGGCTTTAGACTTCATAAAATTTTAAATATGTTTACTTTGATTTCCATGGGAGTTCTTGCGGTTATTCAATTAATATTGACTTTTATATTTAAACAAAATTTTTATGATAATTTAAAAGAATTATCCATTATATTTTTGAGTTCCATTCCTCAGGTAATGATTATAATAATTTTATTTTCAGGTACTATATTATTTAAGAAGTTAATAAAAAAGAAAGTTTTTTTCAAGGGCTTATCTAGTTTGGAAAAGCTTTCAAGAGTCTCAGCTATTTGTACGGACAAAGTAGGAGCCTTTTCTAAAAATAAGATGGAGATTGTAAAGGCTTACGACAGTAATGGATTTATTGATGTAAATGAGGAAGTTTTAAAAGAAAATATGGGGAAGAGTCTATACAGGATGTTAAGTATAGGTATATTGTGTAATGACATTAGATCTGTTAAAGTAGATGTGGAAAATTCCAGAGAAAATTTAGTGGAGTTAGCTTTAGTGAGATTCGGACAACAAAATGGCATTTATAAAGGAGAATTGGATGAAAGCAATAATAGAATATTTCAAATTTTATTTGACAGTGAGAGGCGTATAATGACAACTGTAAATAAAATGAGTAAAAAGTATAGAGCCAATGTAAAAGGGGCACCAGATTCTATTATAGCTAGGTGCACCCATATATTTAAAAATGGTGTGGAAGTTGAGATAACAGATGAAGATATAAAAGCTATAAAAGATTGGAATATTAATATGTCCAATGAATGCCTGTATGTGGTAGGATTCGCCTATAGAAATTTCAATTATGAACCTAGTGTTAAAGAGAATATTGAAAGTAATTTGGTATTTGTAGGATTAATTGGCTTTGATAATATGTTAAAAGAAAATGCAGTGGAGTCTATTAAAAAATCAGTAGCTCTTTCTATTAGACCCATTATAATTACAGAAGATAATAAGCTTACATCACTAGCCATAGGAAAAAAACTGAAGATTGTATCTAGGCTTCACCAAATATTATCTGGAGTGGAAATAGATAATATGACAGAGAGTGAATTTAAACGTATCGGAGAAAAAGTAAATATTTTCTGCAGGGTAAATTCCAAGCATAAGGTACAGATAGTAAAGGCATTAAAGAGTTATGGATATGTAACTGCAATAACAGGGTGGAAGCTTACTGATTTACCTGCTCTTAAAATATCTAATGTTGGGATAACTAATACAAAAAGCAAAATAGTAAAGAGATTATGTGATATATTTACTGATAATATAGATTTTATGAATATTTTAGGTACTATAGAGGATTCAAGAAAGATAATGAAAGTATTTAAAAAAATAATTGTCTATATTATAAGCTGCAATTTTGCACTTTTAATATTTTTAATGGGAAGTTTTTTATTTGATTTTCATATTGTAAATAATATTATTATAGAATCTTTTTGGTTTAATAGCATACTTATGTTTTTATCTATTTTAGCCCTTATATACCAGTATAAAGAGGAAGAAGGAGACTATACGTACTATTCTATTGATAAAAGTATAGTTATAGATAATTTTACATTTATCATAACTGGCGGATTTCTAATGGGAATTGTGGCCTTTATAGGTTTTTATGTAGGTAATCTGTACAAAGTTCAATTTGATCTTTTAACTTCTCTCTGGATTTTAAATACCTGTGCAGTAATATTTACTTATAGCTTTTCCAATAAAAAGTTTTTTCAAAATAAGGTATCTAACTTAATTATAATTATAAGTTTGCTTATTCAATTTGCAGCAGTGTCAATTATAAGTAATTTTATGATTTTATCTAATAGTATTTATTTAAAAATATTTTTAATATGTATTTTAATATGGGTTATTTTCTGTGTATTTTATAAATTTCAAAGAGAAGAATTTGTTTAG
- a CDS encoding ComEC/Rec2 family competence protein, translating into MYSKYSIKKPLVFYSISLAAGCISAITFLDNIFIAAVLAVSFFIMVLLTLETKFCILNMLFFIFGVVSFNVYFYVDIKEATEIRVVEKKDYYFIGDFKGRKIVLNGKVNLLQEGQKIEAQGSFKRNAYIDRGIVGNYTLEQYKVCGNDVIYDIYEFKRNIYEKFKEAIGESRAAMVMSLCYGETDYMSEDQMEDFQKLGIIHAVSVSGFHMVIIYKTLEFIFGLKVAVGISILYVIFTGMGAATMRSFIMILIFKLSKIFLKEYDSISSLSLSALILMAVKPYYIVNIGFGLSFLATLGIILYNEKIYRKLFKLPSKIASNISLSLSSQIFSMPYIAFTIKNFSLGFIMGNLFLIPLFSAIVILGNSALCLYFIKPVFKVISWTINFIFILEEAFNEIILKFCPDIIYFKYIDGVIIIITYISFLMYRYGHKSFKYIPAICAVLVFFQSYNFFPTITFMNNNNGEAVIIRKGFNKVFICNYDYINTRWISDIKDNEQIEKIVTNPEKNFICRLDKHIYLKVYDNLDTSMKIKFYDEDKEFNFLLTKYYKDHIEVFRKDNCIYIPKIKLTNKYINESYKKYSLNDEESVEYGIILNRLFRIK; encoded by the coding sequence TTGTATAGTAAATATAGTATAAAAAAGCCACTGGTGTTTTATTCCATTTCATTGGCGGCGGGTTGTATATCCGCCATAACATTTCTGGATAACATTTTTATAGCAGCGGTGCTCGCTGTTTCTTTTTTTATTATGGTATTATTGACTTTAGAAACTAAATTTTGTATTTTAAATATGTTGTTTTTTATTTTTGGAGTAGTATCTTTTAATGTATATTTTTATGTAGATATTAAAGAAGCTACTGAAATTAGAGTAGTGGAAAAGAAAGATTACTATTTTATAGGAGATTTCAAGGGGAGAAAAATTGTATTGAACGGGAAAGTGAATCTACTTCAAGAGGGACAAAAAATAGAGGCACAGGGGAGTTTCAAGAGAAATGCTTATATAGACAGGGGTATAGTTGGAAACTATACTTTAGAACAATATAAGGTGTGTGGAAATGATGTAATATATGATATTTATGAATTTAAAAGGAATATATATGAAAAATTTAAAGAGGCAATAGGGGAAAGCAGAGCAGCTATGGTTATGTCACTTTGTTATGGAGAAACTGATTACATGAGTGAAGATCAAATGGAAGATTTTCAAAAGCTTGGAATAATTCACGCTGTAAGTGTATCAGGATTTCATATGGTCATAATATATAAAACACTGGAATTTATATTTGGTCTTAAAGTGGCTGTGGGTATATCCATTTTATACGTAATTTTTACAGGCATGGGTGCTGCTACTATGAGATCCTTCATAATGATATTAATATTTAAACTATCCAAAATATTTTTAAAAGAATATGACAGCATATCTTCTTTGAGCTTATCAGCTTTGATCTTAATGGCTGTAAAACCTTATTATATAGTAAATATTGGATTTGGACTTTCTTTTTTAGCAACTCTTGGAATAATATTATATAATGAAAAAATCTATAGAAAGTTGTTTAAGCTGCCGTCTAAAATTGCCAGTAATATAAGTCTTAGTCTAAGTTCTCAAATATTTTCCATGCCTTATATAGCTTTTACAATTAAAAACTTTAGTTTAGGATTTATAATGGGAAATTTATTCCTCATTCCTTTATTTTCGGCCATAGTAATTTTAGGAAATTCAGCATTGTGTTTGTACTTTATTAAACCTGTATTTAAAGTCATTTCCTGGACTATAAATTTTATTTTTATTTTGGAAGAAGCTTTTAACGAAATCATTTTAAAGTTCTGCCCTGATATAATTTACTTTAAATATATAGATGGAGTAATTATAATTATAACCTATATAAGTTTTCTTATGTATAGATATGGACATAAAAGTTTTAAATATATCCCTGCAATTTGCGCAGTGTTAGTTTTCTTTCAAAGTTATAATTTTTTCCCTACCATAACTTTTATGAATAATAATAATGGGGAAGCTGTAATTATAAGAAAGGGTTTTAATAAGGTTTTTATATGTAATTACGATTATATTAATACTCGCTGGATAAGTGACATAAAGGATAATGAACAAATAGAAAAAATAGTGACCAATCCTGAAAAAAATTTTATATGTAGACTAGATAAACATATATATTTGAAAGTATATGATAATTTAGATACCTCTATGAAAATTAAATTTTATGATGAGGATAAAGAATTCAATTTTTTATTGACTAAGTATTATAAAGACCATATAGAAGTTTTTAGAAAAGATAATTGTATATATATACCTAAAATAAAATTGACTAATAAATATATTAATGAAAGTTATAAAAAATATTCATTAAATGATGAAGAAAGTGTGGAGTATGGTATAATACTAAATAGACTTTTTAGAATCAAATAA
- the holA gene encoding DNA polymerase III subunit delta, translating to MIDVFTFEKNLKKAQIENCYLFCGIDEFIIKENIRKLVQKSIKTDFADFNYIKFDGSSLESFDPVINACETLPFMSDKKVVLVYRAAFIGDEQNGKSKLSYEFNSIQNYLKNVPEHCILILYYLFKNKRDKISKKIYGLDKYLCIVRTDKVKGYQLENKVQEFFDERVKNIKKVDLRIFCSLMNDNNLNMIENEVEKLCCYTYGRDIEREDIKKVFLKSSEEDIFDLVNAISNKKIKDALHILNELIYGGAKISYILSMIERQFNILLKIKLYLEYGSTKKEAMEKLNIKSEYGYSVMLSQSKKFTLNQLKRAVEMCLNTEEKLKSLSTDERIEMELLIINTTA from the coding sequence GTGATAGATGTATTTACTTTTGAGAAAAATTTGAAAAAGGCACAGATAGAAAATTGTTATTTGTTTTGTGGAATAGATGAATTTATTATAAAAGAAAATATAAGAAAATTAGTTCAGAAAAGTATAAAAACTGATTTTGCAGATTTTAACTATATAAAATTTGATGGAAGTTCCCTTGAAAGTTTTGATCCTGTAATAAATGCCTGTGAAACGTTACCCTTTATGAGTGATAAGAAGGTGGTACTTGTATATAGGGCTGCTTTTATAGGTGATGAACAAAATGGTAAGAGTAAACTTTCTTATGAATTTAATAGTATACAAAATTATTTAAAAAATGTACCGGAGCATTGTATTTTAATATTATACTATTTATTTAAGAATAAAAGAGATAAAATAAGTAAAAAGATATATGGGCTAGATAAGTACTTATGTATAGTAAGAACTGATAAAGTGAAAGGGTACCAACTGGAAAATAAGGTTCAAGAGTTTTTTGACGAAAGAGTGAAAAATATAAAAAAAGTAGATCTTAGAATATTTTGCAGTCTTATGAATGATAACAATTTGAATATGATAGAAAATGAAGTTGAAAAGTTGTGTTGTTATACTTATGGAAGAGATATAGAAAGAGAAGATATTAAGAAAGTATTTTTAAAAAGCAGTGAAGAGGATATATTTGATTTGGTAAATGCCATATCCAATAAAAAAATAAAAGATGCACTTCACATATTAAATGAACTTATCTATGGTGGTGCCAAAATAAGCTACATCTTGTCCATGATAGAAAGACAGTTTAATATTTTATTGAAAATAAAATTATATTTGGAATATGGAAGCACCAAAAAAGAGGCTATGGAAAAATTAAATATTAAATCAGAATATGGATACAGTGTTATGTTAAGCCAGAGTAAAAAGTTTACTTTGAACCAACTAAAAAGAGCTGTAGAAATGTGTTTAAATACAGAAGAAAAGTTAAAGAGTCTATCTACAGATGAAAGGATTGAAATGGAACTTTTAATAATAAATACTACAGCATAA
- the rpsT gene encoding 30S ribosomal protein S20: MANIKSAKKRIKVIKTKTLRNKIIKSSLKTTIKKFLAAVESGNVEEAKVSFTATVKALDMAASKGVIHKNKASRNKSKLALKLNKLTA; the protein is encoded by the coding sequence ATGGCAAACATAAAGTCTGCAAAGAAGAGAATAAAGGTTATAAAAACCAAGACACTTAGAAATAAGATTATAAAGTCTTCATTAAAAACTACTATAAAGAAATTTTTAGCTGCAGTTGAAAGTGGAAATGTAGAAGAAGCTAAAGTTAGCTTTACTGCAACTGTAAAAGCTTTGGATATGGCCGCATCAAAAGGTGTAATTCATAAAAATAAGGCGTCTAGAAATAAGTCTAAATTAGCTTTGAAATTAAATAAATTGACAGCATAA
- the gpr gene encoding GPR endopeptidase, with amino-acid sequence MFNIRTDLAVEAKEICEKRMGSKIPGVEIEEKMEEDIKVTYVKIVEDVGEKFMGKPKGSYITIDMPEFTHYDGEMRDKVSVVMGKVLSGMINIEGSMTAMVVGLGNWNITPDALGPKTASKLMVTRHLKELVPDKIDEGIRPVCVISPGVLGITGIETGEIIKGVVDKIKPNIIVCIDALASRKMDRVNTTIQIGNTGISPGSGIGNKRMELSEKTLGIPVIAIGVPTVVDAATMANDTIDLVLDEMINQSEKGKEFYKVLKSIDKDEKQKMIKEILEPYGENIMVTPKDVDLVIDSISKIIANGINIALQPALDLNDINTFLN; translated from the coding sequence ATGTTTAATATAAGAACTGATTTAGCAGTAGAAGCTAAAGAGATCTGTGAAAAAAGAATGGGCAGTAAAATTCCAGGAGTAGAGATAGAGGAAAAGATGGAGGAGGATATAAAAGTAACCTATGTGAAGATAGTGGAAGATGTGGGAGAAAAGTTTATGGGGAAACCTAAAGGCTCCTATATAACTATAGATATGCCGGAATTTACCCACTATGATGGAGAAATGAGAGATAAGGTAAGTGTGGTAATGGGAAAAGTATTATCAGGAATGATAAATATAGAGGGAAGTATGACAGCTATGGTGGTTGGACTTGGGAATTGGAATATAACTCCAGATGCATTAGGGCCTAAAACAGCCTCCAAATTAATGGTAACCAGGCACTTAAAGGAATTAGTACCGGATAAAATAGATGAAGGGATAAGACCGGTATGTGTTATTTCACCGGGAGTCCTAGGTATTACCGGTATTGAAACAGGTGAAATCATAAAAGGGGTTGTAGATAAGATAAAACCTAATATTATAGTGTGTATAGATGCTCTGGCTTCTAGAAAAATGGATAGGGTAAATACTACAATACAGATAGGCAATACAGGAATATCTCCAGGCTCTGGAATAGGCAATAAAAGAATGGAACTAAGTGAGAAAACTTTAGGGATCCCTGTAATAGCTATAGGAGTACCTACAGTAGTAGATGCAGCTACCATGGCAAATGATACTATCGATTTAGTTCTAGATGAAATGATAAATCAGAGTGAAAAAGGAAAGGAATTCTACAAGGTATTAAAATCTATAGATAAAGATGAAAAGCAAAAAATGATAAAAGAAATACTGGAACCTTATGGGGAAAATATTATGGTGACACCTAAAGATGTAGATTTAGTTATAGATTCAATTTCAAAAATTATTGCCAATGGAATAAATATAGCGCTGCAGCCGGCTCTAGATTTAAATGATATAAATACTTTTTTAAATTAA
- a CDS encoding stage II sporulation protein P, producing the protein MNYRRNSFKNKSKLEICMLTVTIILVIILPCMVKANSYSSDKKRNMFYVQVLNYTLSTVKATSFSEDDMAENTFSIRDTALKMIGLNTSDVLSLLGREMAFLDLDSSKDVSFNEFNLEDKEIEKSSDTSSSNSQNDLNLENKTVTLYDSSLKKTLDTSTPEVLIYHTHTTESYKPGEANSFDNTQNVCAVGDVIVNELQNNYGISAINDKTVHDAEAYTQSYARSSVTLDNYLKKYGDFKLIIDLHRDSVEDKKAVTARLNGENVAKFMLVMARKNPHFDKNMIMANKIIETSNNLFPGLAKGICYYNYGTRYFNQDRSNNAVLMEIGADINTSDESKATGKYVARIIAEILNK; encoded by the coding sequence TTGAATTACAGAAGAAACAGTTTTAAAAATAAATCTAAGTTAGAAATATGTATGTTAACAGTGACAATAATACTAGTTATTATTTTACCTTGTATGGTAAAGGCTAATTCATATAGCAGTGATAAAAAAAGAAATATGTTTTATGTTCAAGTTTTAAATTACACCCTGTCCACTGTGAAAGCCACTTCTTTTTCAGAAGATGATATGGCAGAAAATACTTTTTCTATAAGGGATACAGCTTTAAAGATGATAGGATTAAATACCAGTGATGTGTTGTCGCTTTTGGGAAGAGAAATGGCTTTTTTGGATTTAGATAGTTCAAAGGATGTAAGTTTTAATGAATTTAATTTAGAAGATAAAGAAATTGAAAAAAGTAGTGATACATCAAGTTCCAACAGCCAGAATGATTTAAATTTAGAAAATAAAACTGTAACTTTATATGATTCAAGTCTTAAAAAAACTTTAGATACCAGCACACCGGAAGTACTTATATATCATACTCATACCACAGAAAGCTATAAACCAGGAGAGGCAAATAGTTTTGATAATACACAAAATGTTTGTGCTGTAGGAGACGTAATAGTTAATGAACTTCAAAATAATTATGGAATATCAGCAATAAATGACAAAACAGTCCATGATGCAGAAGCCTATACTCAAAGCTATGCCAGATCCTCTGTAACTTTAGATAATTATTTAAAAAAATATGGAGATTTTAAGCTTATAATAGATCTTCACAGGGATTCAGTAGAGGATAAAAAAGCAGTGACTGCTAGATTGAATGGAGAAAATGTAGCTAAATTTATGCTGGTAATGGCTAGAAAAAATCCTCACTTTGATAAAAATATGATTATGGCAAATAAAATAATAGAAACTTCTAATAATTTATTTCCAGGACTTGCAAAAGGTATCTGTTATTACAATTATGGAACTAGATATTTTAATCAGGATAGGAGTAACAATGCAGTACTTATGGAAATAGGAGCGGATATAAATACGTCTGATGAATCTAAGGCTACAGGTAAATATGTAGCTAGAATAATAGCAGAAATACTTAATAAGTAA
- the lepA gene encoding translation elongation factor 4: protein MHTERQKHIRNFSIVAHIDHGKSTLADRLIEKTGTLTEREMNSQVLDNMELEKERGITIKSQAIRLIYKRKDGGEYVLNLIDTPGHVDFNYEVSRSLAACEGAILVVDATQGIQAQTLANCYLAMEHDLEILPVINKIDLPSARAEEVKEEIEDIIGIEASEAPLVSAKTGLNIEQVLEAIVDKIPSPQGDENAPLKALIFDSNYDSYKGVVCHIRVKEGNIKPGDEIKLMATGKIYEVTETGIFVPNFMPRAELRAGDVGYFTASIKNVRDARVGDTVTGAKNQAKEPLKGYRPVISMVYSGIYPVDGAKYGELKEALEKLQVNDAALNFEPETSVALGFGFRCGFLGLLHMDVIQERVEREFNLDIITTAPSVIYKIGKTDGTVVELTNPTNMPPVSEIKYMEEPIVKASIITPSEYVGAVMELAQNRRGVFRDMQYIETTRVSLNYDIPLNEIIYNFFDVLKSRTRGYASLDYELKGYKSAKLVRLDVLLNGDMVDALSMIVPEERAYDRGRGIAEKLKGIIPRQLFEIPIQAAVGGKVIARETVKAMRKDVLAKCYGGDISRKRKLLEKQKEGKKRMRQVGTVEIPQEAFMAILKTEE from the coding sequence ATGCACACCGAAAGACAAAAACATATAAGAAATTTTTCTATAGTAGCTCATATAGATCATGGTAAATCTACCTTGGCAGATAGATTAATTGAAAAGACAGGAACACTTACTGAAAGAGAAATGAATTCTCAAGTACTTGATAATATGGAACTAGAAAAAGAGAGAGGTATAACTATAAAATCCCAAGCTATAAGGCTTATATATAAAAGGAAAGACGGAGGAGAATATGTGTTAAATCTTATAGATACACCTGGACATGTGGATTTTAATTATGAAGTTTCAAGGAGTCTTGCAGCTTGTGAAGGAGCAATCCTGGTGGTGGATGCTACCCAGGGAATTCAGGCTCAAACTCTGGCAAATTGCTATTTGGCAATGGAGCATGACCTGGAAATACTGCCTGTGATAAACAAAATAGATCTTCCAAGCGCCAGGGCTGAGGAAGTAAAAGAAGAAATAGAAGATATTATAGGAATAGAGGCTTCTGAAGCCCCTCTTGTTTCAGCAAAGACAGGCCTTAATATAGAACAGGTGCTAGAAGCAATAGTGGATAAAATACCATCTCCACAGGGAGATGAGAATGCACCTTTAAAAGCACTTATATTTGATTCAAATTATGACAGTTATAAGGGTGTAGTTTGTCATATAAGAGTAAAAGAAGGCAATATTAAGCCTGGAGATGAAATAAAGCTTATGGCCACTGGAAAGATATATGAAGTTACAGAGACAGGCATATTTGTTCCGAATTTTATGCCAAGAGCTGAATTAAGAGCGGGAGATGTAGGGTATTTTACTGCATCTATTAAAAATGTGAGAGATGCCCGGGTAGGTGATACTGTAACTGGAGCTAAGAATCAGGCAAAAGAGCCTTTAAAAGGATATAGACCTGTAATTTCTATGGTATACAGTGGTATATATCCTGTTGATGGAGCAAAATATGGAGAGTTAAAAGAAGCATTGGAAAAACTGCAGGTAAATGATGCAGCTTTAAATTTTGAGCCAGAAACCTCTGTGGCATTGGGCTTTGGATTTAGATGTGGATTTTTGGGGCTATTACATATGGATGTTATACAGGAAAGAGTAGAGCGAGAATTTAATTTGGACATAATAACTACAGCTCCATCTGTTATATATAAAATAGGAAAAACAGATGGTACAGTGGTAGAACTTACAAATCCTACAAACATGCCTCCTGTTTCAGAAATAAAGTATATGGAGGAACCTATAGTAAAAGCATCTATAATAACTCCTTCTGAATATGTAGGGGCAGTAATGGAACTTGCACAAAACCGCAGGGGGGTATTTCGGGATATGCAGTATATTGAAACTACAAGAGTATCCTTAAATTATGATATACCCTTAAATGAGATAATATATAATTTTTTTGATGTTCTAAAATCCAGAACTAGAGGATATGCATCCTTAGATTATGAGTTAAAAGGGTATAAGTCAGCTAAATTGGTGAGGCTTGATGTGCTTTTAAATGGAGATATGGTAGATGCATTATCTATGATTGTGCCTGAAGAAAGAGCCTATGATAGAGGAAGAGGCATAGCCGAGAAGCTGAAAGGCATAATTCCAAGACAGCTTTTTGAAATACCTATACAAGCTGCTGTGGGTGGAAAAGTTATAGCAAGAGAAACAGTTAAAGCTATGAGAAAAGATGTACTTGCAAAATGTTATGGAGGAGACATATCAAGAAAGAGAAAGTTACTTGAAAAACAAAAAGAGGGGAAAAAGAGAATGAGACAGGTAGGAACGGTAGAAATCCCACAGGAAGCATTTATGGCTATACTGAAAACTGAAGAATAA
- the hemW gene encoding radical SAM family heme chaperone HemW produces MYDNKEVNYNKPLSLYIHIPFCKKKCFYCDFPSYSGKENVMMDYSKVLAKDIETMGNREIDTIFIGGGTPTYLSLDAWYNIDKSIQKLNTTEDLEFTVEGNPGTFTKEKLIFLRNMGVNRLSIGLQAWQNDMLKNLGRVHTLEDFLEGYKMARSLGFSNINVDLIFGLPGQTLEIWRDCLENVVEISPEHISCYSLIVEEGTPFYNLYGENKLNLPPEKEERAMYDFTLEFLLKKCYKQYEISNFCKKGNMCRHNLVYWDLKQYVGCGAGAHSYAGGYRYRNTENIEQYILEGTRGNFLKLDRHKNSIYNDMEEFMFMGLRKVNGISISDFNNRFSKNIYSVYGNIITKYINNKMLILRDGRLYLSRRGIEVSNSIMCEFIFN; encoded by the coding sequence ATGTATGATAATAAAGAAGTAAATTATAATAAGCCTCTATCTTTATATATACATATTCCATTTTGCAAGAAAAAGTGTTTCTATTGTGATTTTCCATCTTATAGTGGGAAAGAAAATGTTATGATGGATTATTCAAAAGTATTGGCTAAAGATATAGAAACTATGGGAAATAGGGAAATAGACACTATATTTATAGGTGGGGGAACTCCCACCTATTTATCTTTAGATGCATGGTATAATATAGATAAATCTATACAAAAATTGAATACTACTGAAGATTTAGAATTTACAGTAGAAGGAAATCCAGGCACATTTACAAAGGAAAAACTTATATTTCTAAGGAACATGGGAGTTAACAGATTAAGTATAGGTCTTCAGGCCTGGCAAAATGATATGCTTAAAAATTTAGGAAGAGTTCATACCTTAGAGGATTTCTTAGAAGGATATAAAATGGCAAGGAGTTTAGGATTTTCAAATATAAATGTAGATCTTATATTTGGACTTCCAGGACAAACTTTAGAAATATGGAGAGATTGCCTGGAAAATGTAGTTGAAATTTCACCGGAGCACATATCCTGTTATAGTCTTATTGTGGAAGAAGGGACACCTTTCTATAATCTATATGGGGAAAACAAATTAAATCTTCCCCCGGAAAAAGAAGAGAGGGCAATGTATGATTTTACATTGGAATTTCTCTTGAAAAAATGTTACAAGCAATATGAAATATCTAATTTTTGCAAAAAGGGTAATATGTGCAGGCATAATCTGGTATACTGGGATTTAAAACAGTATGTAGGTTGTGGTGCAGGTGCACATTCATATGCAGGGGGATATAGGTATAGAAACACAGAAAATATAGAACAATATATTTTGGAAGGTACTAGGGGAAATTTTTTAAAATTGGATAGGCATAAAAATTCTATTTATAATGATATGGAAGAGTTTATGTTTATGGGGCTTAGAAAAGTAAATGGGATTTCTATAAGTGACTTTAATAATAGATTTAGTAAAAATATTTATTCAGTATATGGAAATATAATAACTAAATATATAAATAATAAAATGTTAATATTAAGAGATGGTAGACTATACTTAAGCAGAAGAGGAATAGAGGTATCTAACAGTATAATGTGTGAATTTATATTTAACTAA